In a genomic window of Nodosilinea sp. E11:
- a CDS encoding response regulator translates to MKTVLLVEDDLVNARVFSKILTKRGGLAVKHTEDVEEVIAIARSGDVDVVLMDVSLAHSMYQGKPMDGIKITQLLKSDPATAGLPVILVTAHAMEGDRENFLSQSGADGYISKPVIDHQGFVDQIKSAIGISE, encoded by the coding sequence ATGAAGACCGTCTTACTCGTCGAAGACGACCTGGTAAATGCTCGGGTGTTTTCCAAAATTTTGACTAAGCGCGGCGGCCTGGCCGTTAAGCATACTGAAGATGTGGAAGAGGTGATCGCCATTGCCCGCAGCGGCGACGTTGACGTGGTTTTGATGGATGTATCTCTGGCTCACAGTATGTACCAGGGCAAACCCATGGATGGCATCAAAATTACCCAGCTGCTGAAGTCTGACCCCGCCACGGCGGGTTTGCCCGTCATTCTGGTGACGGCCCACGCCATGGAGGGCGATCGCGAGAATTTCTTGAGCCAGAGTGGTGCCGATGGCTATATCTCTAAACCAGTGATCGACCATCAAGGGTTTGTAGATCAAATCAAGTCCGCCATCGGCATTAGCGAATAA